In Arthrobacter sp. QXT-31, one genomic interval encodes:
- a CDS encoding zinc-ribbon domain-containing protein — protein sequence MGIGEPTAGAAHAGRELAKLLANEWHPTKNGELRFGELSYGSGKKVWWLGPCGHEWKSEYRSRTTKGAGCPVCSGHLIVSGINDLATIYSKIASEWHPSKNGASRPEQCASSTSRLVWWLGSCGHEWKSSVSGRTYMRSGCPYCSSRKFLTGFNDLKARFPEVAAEWNLSRNGDISPESVSPGSTTSYWWICRLGHPWKARAVDRTHGANGCPICSVRRILPGANDLETTHPDAAAWWHPTWNGPITPRDVTAGSGKKYWWSGPCGHDWEASPYKITSGRGCPVCRGLKVLPGYNDLASRNRELVAQWHQTKNGSLTPEQVTHGSMKKVWWSGTCGHEWEATVTLRANAGTGCPFCRGLQIAVGDNDFASRFPDVAAEWHPTKNGALQPTEVTSGLNLKVWWLGKCGHEWLANISSRTGVGAGCPRCVNRISKPELELFNQLSEMIPDLQLNVSLPVPWGSTRQRHWSRCDMLSDELRLVIEYDGWFYHRDQLTEDIAKTKALIDAGWFVIRVRANGRRADESLPDMPPRPGLGTVDTQHGAGGQTDAEKVLDVVRQSVLRLNQVGPVGGIRLQQAACSGTHDLSPCDTVVHRAGTQTKRPRQTPSPGSR from the coding sequence ATGGGAATAGGAGAGCCGACCGCGGGGGCAGCACATGCGGGACGAGAGCTGGCGAAATTACTCGCGAACGAGTGGCACCCCACGAAAAACGGCGAACTCCGGTTCGGGGAACTATCCTATGGGAGCGGCAAGAAGGTTTGGTGGCTGGGTCCGTGCGGCCATGAGTGGAAGTCAGAATACAGGAGCCGCACCACCAAAGGCGCAGGGTGTCCTGTATGTTCGGGCCACCTGATTGTCTCCGGTATCAACGATCTGGCCACCATCTATTCGAAAATAGCTTCAGAGTGGCACCCATCAAAGAACGGCGCGTCCCGTCCCGAGCAGTGCGCAAGCAGTACCAGCCGGCTGGTCTGGTGGCTGGGCAGCTGCGGCCACGAGTGGAAGTCCTCCGTCAGTGGTCGAACTTACATGCGGTCCGGCTGCCCCTACTGCTCGAGCAGGAAGTTCCTCACGGGCTTCAATGACCTGAAGGCGAGATTCCCTGAGGTTGCTGCTGAATGGAATCTGTCTAGAAATGGTGACATCAGTCCCGAATCGGTATCGCCTGGCAGCACAACGTCGTACTGGTGGATTTGCCGTCTCGGTCACCCTTGGAAAGCAAGAGCCGTCGACCGTACTCACGGCGCCAACGGATGTCCGATCTGTTCAGTCAGAAGAATCCTTCCGGGTGCCAACGACCTTGAAACGACACACCCGGACGCAGCAGCGTGGTGGCACCCGACGTGGAACGGCCCGATTACGCCGCGGGACGTTACAGCCGGATCCGGCAAAAAGTACTGGTGGTCGGGGCCCTGCGGCCACGACTGGGAGGCGAGCCCCTACAAGATCACCTCCGGCAGGGGATGCCCCGTTTGCCGCGGACTGAAAGTCCTTCCCGGGTATAACGACCTTGCTTCCAGGAATCGAGAGCTTGTGGCCCAGTGGCATCAGACGAAGAATGGTTCACTCACGCCGGAACAGGTCACCCACGGGAGTATGAAAAAAGTCTGGTGGTCGGGAACCTGCGGCCATGAGTGGGAGGCTACGGTCACCCTGAGGGCGAACGCTGGAACTGGCTGTCCGTTCTGCCGCGGACTGCAGATCGCAGTGGGCGACAACGACTTCGCATCCAGGTTCCCCGACGTCGCCGCGGAATGGCACCCGACCAAAAACGGAGCTCTCCAACCCACGGAGGTCACATCCGGCCTCAACCTCAAGGTTTGGTGGCTTGGCAAGTGCGGCCATGAGTGGCTTGCGAACATCAGCAGCCGGACCGGTGTTGGGGCCGGCTGCCCCCGATGTGTAAACCGCATCTCCAAGCCAGAACTGGAGTTGTTCAACCAGCTTTCAGAAATGATCCCGGATCTTCAGCTCAACGTCTCCCTGCCCGTCCCGTGGGGGAGCACCAGGCAACGACATTGGTCCAGGTGTGACATGCTCTCAGACGAACTTCGCTTAGTCATCGAGTACGACGGCTGGTTCTATCACCGCGATCAGCTCACGGAAGACATCGCCAAGACAAAGGCCCTTATTGACGCCGGATGGTTCGTGATCCGTGTCAGGGCAAACGGTCGACGCGCTGACGAATCTCTCCCGGACATGCCCCCTAGACCAGGCCTGGGCACCGTCGACACGCAGCACGGAGCTGGAGGGCAGACAGACGCGGAGAAGGTCCTTGACGTCGTCAGGCAGTCGGTCCTCCGACTGAACCAAGTCGGCCCAGTCGGAGGTATACGCCTGCAACAGGCCGCCTGCAGCGGCACCCATGATCTCAGTCCTTGCGACACTGTGGTTCATCGTGCTGGGACGCAGACCAAGAGACCACGTCAGACTCCCAGCCCTGGATCCCGGTAA
- a CDS encoding DUF4192 domain-containing protein — protein sequence MEELTIRTPADVLSFVGHTLGFWPRESLVCITLSDKHVGATLRVDLPKPGTEISYAQTVAGYLAHDTNAESVLFAVYTSQAEQAGPVKPQAATIAALTGALAERGMSIRDGLLVGDERVSQYDGSPEEGRSLPLAATQSSQINAEFVYRGSTIQPTNRITLPASTKETETTDAVRDRVAELGGLKVGEALEQARARWTEMLESHSYPDRDEIVNLIADLQFPVIRDRLMADIPGIDERMDRILLAQTHDKPQWSRVEWAQQLLLHAYTHSSTKHSAPILTAVAFINWWEGRGSKAHQFLQLALEADPAYHLARVSDLMIGSGVVAGWNMDKGTAYRDPGLGV from the coding sequence ATGGAAGAGCTCACCATCCGCACCCCAGCCGACGTTCTCAGTTTCGTTGGCCACACCCTGGGTTTCTGGCCTCGCGAAAGCCTGGTCTGCATCACTTTGTCGGATAAGCACGTTGGCGCGACACTCCGCGTTGATCTGCCGAAGCCAGGCACTGAGATCAGTTACGCTCAGACCGTCGCTGGATACCTGGCCCATGACACCAACGCCGAAAGTGTGCTCTTTGCCGTGTATACCTCCCAAGCCGAGCAGGCCGGGCCGGTCAAGCCGCAGGCGGCAACTATTGCGGCGCTGACTGGTGCCCTCGCCGAACGCGGGATGTCCATCCGAGATGGCCTCTTGGTCGGAGACGAACGTGTCTCTCAATACGATGGAAGCCCCGAGGAAGGTCGGTCGCTCCCACTGGCTGCCACGCAGTCCAGCCAAATCAACGCGGAATTCGTCTACCGCGGCAGCACCATCCAGCCGACCAACCGGATCACTTTGCCGGCCTCAACCAAGGAAACGGAAACCACGGACGCTGTCCGCGACCGTGTAGCGGAACTCGGAGGTCTGAAAGTCGGGGAAGCGCTCGAGCAGGCCAGGGCGCGCTGGACGGAAATGCTTGAGTCGCACAGCTACCCGGACCGGGATGAAATCGTGAACCTGATTGCGGATCTCCAATTCCCCGTTATCCGTGACAGGCTGATGGCCGACATCCCGGGCATTGACGAACGAATGGACCGGATCCTCCTAGCCCAGACCCACGACAAGCCACAATGGTCTCGCGTCGAATGGGCGCAGCAGCTGCTCCTCCATGCCTACACGCACAGCAGCACGAAGCATTCGGCTCCCATCCTCACGGCAGTGGCCTTCATCAACTGGTGGGAAGGCAGAGGCAGCAAGGCGCACCAGTTCCTCCAGCTCGCCCTCGAGGCTGACCCTGCCTACCACTTGGCCAGGGTCAGCGATCTCATGATCGGCTCCGGAGTGGTGGCCGGCTGGAACATGGACAAGGGAACGGCTTACCGGGATCCAGGGCTGGGAGTCTGA
- a CDS encoding DUF4177 domain-containing protein codes for MHYVVLQVILKEKLWGTGAGNLTELEKTINAQAAKGYRLHTITTASSGSKGLAGGDRIQATMVFESLG; via the coding sequence GTGCACTATGTCGTCCTGCAGGTGATTTTGAAAGAAAAACTGTGGGGAACCGGTGCGGGTAACCTGACTGAGTTGGAGAAGACCATCAACGCTCAGGCCGCGAAGGGCTATCGGCTCCACACGATTACCACTGCGAGCAGCGGAAGCAAGGGTCTCGCCGGCGGTGACCGCATCCAAGCAACTATGGTGTTCGAGAGCCTCGGATAA
- a CDS encoding TlpA family protein disulfide reductase, with product MTGRPGLHQARAVAAAVVLGLALSSCSAANDSLAQQAAAGDNKNYVAGDGSVTEYSAALRGTPIELDVPMMDGTQLTSANLQGKVAVLNFWYAACAPCRLEAPTLESLHQEFTPKGVVFKGVNIRDEAATGEAFERSFGISYPSVLDKSGTVLLAMSQYVPPQAVPTTLVIDKQGRVAARILGVAEKSTLKALLTDAIAEPA from the coding sequence ATGACCGGGCGGCCCGGGCTTCACCAGGCGCGCGCTGTTGCCGCAGCGGTTGTGTTGGGGCTGGCGCTCAGCTCTTGCTCCGCAGCCAATGACTCGCTTGCGCAGCAGGCGGCGGCGGGCGATAACAAGAACTATGTTGCCGGTGACGGCTCCGTCACTGAATATTCTGCCGCTCTCCGGGGAACGCCCATTGAGCTGGACGTGCCGATGATGGACGGAACACAGCTGACCTCGGCAAACCTGCAGGGGAAGGTGGCGGTGCTTAATTTCTGGTACGCCGCCTGCGCGCCGTGCCGGCTCGAGGCCCCGACGCTTGAGTCTCTGCATCAGGAATTCACTCCCAAGGGAGTGGTTTTCAAGGGCGTCAACATCCGCGATGAGGCTGCGACCGGGGAGGCGTTCGAGCGGTCCTTTGGCATCAGCTATCCGAGCGTGCTGGACAAGTCCGGCACTGTGCTGCTGGCCATGAGCCAGTACGTTCCGCCGCAGGCCGTGCCCACGACGCTGGTGATTGACAAGCAGGGGCGCGTGGCCGCCAGAATCCTGGGCGTGGCCGAAAAGAGCACCCTGAAAGCCCTTCTCACCGACGCCATCGCTGAACCGGCGTGA
- a CDS encoding class E sortase codes for MILRRAVQIFGELLITAGIVALLFVAWQLWWTNVESNATQSEAVRDFAREMGGQASPAPGSGAADPVTGTTDHGTPVVSEAPGHGGTIGIMYIPRFGENFARPIVEGTTTDLLDTLGLGHYSETSMPGAVGNFAVAGHRQTHGAVLDNVHALVPGDRIYVQTRDGYYVYVYRNNRIVLPSSVDVLLPVPSQPGVRPTERILSLITCNPRFGSEERFVAYSVLDHWQPASAGPPPEIAAQVTRASGEG; via the coding sequence GTGATCCTGCGCAGGGCAGTGCAGATTTTCGGAGAGCTGCTCATCACCGCGGGAATTGTGGCGCTGCTCTTCGTCGCTTGGCAGCTGTGGTGGACCAATGTCGAATCCAACGCCACTCAAAGCGAAGCGGTCCGGGACTTCGCCCGGGAAATGGGCGGACAAGCGTCGCCCGCGCCCGGTTCCGGTGCGGCGGACCCCGTCACCGGCACGACTGATCACGGTACGCCTGTGGTTTCCGAGGCGCCGGGCCACGGCGGGACGATTGGCATCATGTACATACCCAGGTTCGGAGAGAACTTCGCGCGGCCGATCGTTGAGGGAACCACTACCGACCTGCTGGATACCCTGGGCCTTGGGCATTACAGCGAAACCTCCATGCCCGGGGCGGTGGGCAACTTCGCTGTCGCCGGCCACCGGCAGACCCACGGGGCGGTCCTCGACAATGTCCACGCGCTGGTGCCGGGAGACCGGATCTACGTCCAGACACGGGACGGCTATTACGTCTATGTTTACCGGAACAACCGGATCGTGCTGCCATCCAGCGTCGATGTTCTGCTGCCGGTACCCTCACAGCCGGGAGTCAGACCGACTGAAAGGATCCTTTCGTTGATCACTTGCAACCCCCGCTTCGGATCCGAGGAGCGCTTCGTCGCATACTCCGTTCTGGATCACTGGCAGCCGGCTTCGGCCGGACCTCCGCCGGAAATCGCAGCCCAGGTGACTCGTGCTAGCGGGGAAGGCTGA
- a CDS encoding oxygenase MpaB family protein: MNLHESLAASLRHQEGAQPQDWEATFRNMALFDLAADMELGFFLSYYRNFAIPSIASTLHSNAEIQQRPMKRSYDTAIVIYELIATGLDSERGREMVALLNRVHRNVPGSKDDFLYVLLTLLVVPIRWTQQHAWRHPTAAELAAASRFFAELGSRMNIADMPRTYADAEAFFDAYEAAHVAPSPEGQHLMDATVQVFQSRLPAPLRRLAKQIISTMLDDDRLTAALGLPNSSRTSRAALKTGLIIRNAIRRRRPLKEQPHFTPGKAGSSLYPNGYSLDQIGPVNVPHSPTARSNELS, encoded by the coding sequence ATGAATCTTCATGAGTCGCTCGCCGCGAGCCTCCGCCACCAGGAAGGTGCCCAGCCACAAGACTGGGAAGCCACCTTCCGCAACATGGCTCTCTTCGACCTCGCAGCGGACATGGAACTCGGCTTCTTCCTTTCGTACTACCGCAATTTCGCCATCCCGAGCATCGCTTCCACTCTGCACAGCAACGCGGAAATCCAGCAACGCCCCATGAAGCGCTCCTACGACACCGCCATCGTCATCTACGAACTGATCGCCACAGGACTGGACAGCGAGCGCGGCCGCGAAATGGTCGCCCTGCTCAACCGGGTCCACCGCAACGTCCCCGGAAGCAAAGACGATTTCCTCTACGTCCTCCTCACGCTGCTGGTAGTTCCGATCCGCTGGACCCAGCAACACGCCTGGCGCCACCCCACAGCTGCAGAGCTCGCGGCCGCCTCACGCTTTTTCGCCGAGCTGGGCTCCCGGATGAACATCGCAGACATGCCCCGAACATACGCTGACGCCGAGGCTTTCTTCGACGCCTACGAGGCCGCGCATGTCGCGCCATCCCCCGAGGGTCAGCACCTGATGGACGCCACGGTCCAGGTCTTCCAAAGCCGGTTGCCGGCGCCCTTGCGCCGCTTGGCGAAACAGATCATCAGCACAATGCTCGACGACGACCGCCTCACCGCGGCGCTCGGCCTCCCCAACTCGAGCCGGACTTCCCGAGCCGCCCTCAAAACTGGACTGATAATTCGCAACGCGATCCGCCGTCGTCGTCCGCTGAAAGAGCAGCCGCATTTCACGCCCGGCAAAGCCGGGTCGTCCCTGTACCCGAACGGGTATTCCCTGGACCAGATCGGTCCGGTCAATGTTCCCCACTCCCCCACGGCCCGAAGCAATGAACTATCGTGA
- the ccsB gene encoding c-type cytochrome biogenesis protein CcsB has translation MPAINETLGQYSELFMLLAAGTYTVAFIAFAWDLARSSSALLRARNLSDAQAGRAASPFPAQDKVAVGAGTGTPGARRASSSAAGPADRAERPTSTSNQGDEPGKPGVSADPSMRYAGRRVPARVAVGLTVLGAAIHAVGVLTRAVSAGRVPWGNMYEFLTTGAFVAVAVFLVVLIRRDLRFLGTFVVGLVIIMQVAASVAYWTPVGHLVPALQSYWLIIHVSIAVLSSALFTLTFAMSALQLLQSHRQRAMAAGGADKLGFMRLVPSALSLENLSYRFNALAFIGWTFTLMFGAIWAEKAWGRFWGWDTKEVWTFVIWVVYAGYLHARATRGWTGTRSAWLSIVGYLCVVFNFTIVNQFFNGLHSYSGL, from the coding sequence ATGCCCGCCATCAACGAAACCCTGGGCCAGTACAGCGAACTGTTCATGCTGCTGGCCGCCGGGACCTACACGGTTGCCTTTATCGCCTTCGCCTGGGACCTGGCCAGAAGCAGCAGCGCTCTCCTGCGCGCCCGGAACCTGTCGGATGCGCAGGCAGGTCGCGCGGCCTCACCGTTCCCGGCCCAGGACAAGGTGGCGGTCGGGGCCGGAACGGGAACGCCAGGAGCCCGCCGTGCCAGCTCAAGTGCCGCCGGTCCCGCGGACCGTGCCGAGCGTCCGACGTCAACGAGCAATCAAGGCGATGAGCCGGGCAAGCCGGGAGTAAGCGCCGACCCCAGCATGCGTTACGCCGGACGCCGGGTTCCCGCCCGCGTCGCCGTGGGGCTGACGGTGCTGGGCGCCGCGATCCACGCTGTCGGCGTCCTGACCCGGGCCGTGAGCGCCGGACGCGTGCCTTGGGGCAACATGTACGAGTTCCTGACCACCGGAGCCTTCGTCGCCGTGGCCGTGTTCCTGGTGGTGCTGATCCGCCGCGACCTGCGCTTCCTGGGCACGTTCGTGGTCGGCCTGGTGATCATCATGCAGGTGGCTGCGTCCGTGGCCTACTGGACCCCTGTGGGCCACCTCGTCCCGGCCCTGCAAAGCTACTGGCTGATCATCCATGTCTCCATCGCGGTGCTCTCCTCTGCGCTCTTCACCCTGACGTTCGCCATGTCCGCACTTCAGCTCCTGCAGTCACACCGCCAGAGGGCTATGGCGGCCGGCGGTGCGGACAAGCTGGGCTTCATGCGCCTTGTGCCATCCGCCCTGAGCCTGGAAAACCTCTCCTACCGCTTCAACGCGCTGGCTTTCATCGGCTGGACCTTCACCCTCATGTTCGGCGCCATCTGGGCCGAGAAAGCCTGGGGACGCTTCTGGGGCTGGGACACCAAGGAAGTATGGACCTTCGTGATCTGGGTGGTCTACGCCGGCTACCTGCATGCCCGGGCCACCCGCGGCTGGACCGGGACCCGCTCCGCCTGGCTCTCGATCGTGGGATACCTGTGCGTGGTCTTCAACTTCACCATCGTGAACCAGTTCTTCAACGGCCTGCACTCATACTCCGGCCTGTGA
- a CDS encoding HIRAN domain-containing protein, translated as MRNYEAEKARATAAGQSVKSYRAGYLPPEAAKGQLVAGSDGMPPLRLVASNNGLDLALPDGELVDYKILALRHFKIFAFRLVGLGFYQDPDKPFRFRNGQRIQAVREPDNEHDANAVAIYIGRPAKKIGYVNKQRAAWVAKLLDSGQKLDGIIIQSKSASPRVLLTTPEMLAYLQRG; from the coding sequence GTGCGCAACTACGAGGCAGAGAAAGCCAGGGCGACAGCCGCCGGTCAAAGCGTCAAAAGCTACCGCGCGGGCTATCTTCCGCCGGAAGCTGCCAAGGGCCAACTGGTGGCCGGCTCTGACGGTATGCCGCCTCTGCGGCTGGTGGCCTCCAACAACGGTCTCGACCTGGCCTTGCCCGACGGGGAGCTGGTCGATTACAAGATCCTCGCCCTGCGCCATTTCAAGATTTTCGCGTTCCGCCTGGTTGGCCTGGGCTTTTACCAGGACCCGGACAAGCCCTTCAGGTTCCGGAACGGACAGCGCATCCAGGCAGTACGTGAACCCGACAATGAACACGACGCCAACGCCGTCGCCATCTACATAGGCCGTCCAGCGAAGAAAATTGGGTACGTGAACAAACAGCGGGCCGCATGGGTCGCGAAACTACTGGACTCCGGACAGAAGCTGGACGGCATCATTATCCAGAGCAAATCTGCATCGCCGCGGGTCCTCCTGACCACGCCAGAGATGCTGGCATACCTTCAGCGCGGCTGA
- a CDS encoding metal-sensitive transcriptional regulator, translated as MSDPASSGQASDPEPAVWGYSPHKAAYLLRLKRIEGQARGIARMVDEDKYCIDILTQVSAATKALHAVSLGLMEEHLAHCVAGAAAEADTATRTELIEGKVREASDAIARLLR; from the coding sequence ATGAGTGACCCGGCCAGCTCCGGACAGGCATCTGATCCAGAACCGGCAGTTTGGGGATACTCACCCCACAAAGCCGCCTACCTGCTCCGGCTCAAACGCATCGAAGGACAGGCCCGTGGCATTGCCCGGATGGTCGATGAGGACAAGTACTGTATCGACATCCTCACGCAGGTCTCGGCCGCCACGAAGGCTTTGCACGCCGTCAGCCTCGGCCTCATGGAGGAGCACCTCGCCCACTGCGTGGCCGGTGCCGCCGCCGAGGCTGACACGGCCACGAGGACCGAACTCATCGAGGGCAAAGTCCGCGAGGCTTCCGATGCCATTGCCCGGCTGCTGCGCTGA
- the resB gene encoding cytochrome c biogenesis protein ResB, protein MSVDPAPDGDRPPTGVGTPVLPPLGPSGMLRWMWTQLTSMRSALFLLLLMAIAAVPGSLFPQRPANAAVVTQYLKDHPDYGPLLDSFQLFDVYSSVWFSAIYILLFVSLIGCVLPRAHAHWKALRSAPPRTPRRLSRLPEYGTFTLPAGAGVPPREAIRSAAAVLKKRGYRVDVRDAEAAMPSLGAERGLLKEVGNLLFHTSLIGVLISVAVGGLFGYRGQKILVEGETFANTLVGYDAFTPGTNFDPTKLDPFAITLDKFEVRFDRQSTRQFGQPIDFKATVTTKDSPNAAPRQQLLKVNEPVYFGGTGIFLVGNGYAPVVTVKDGGGNTAFSGPVVSIPTDGVFTSTIVLKAPDASPSQLGFAGFFLPSAVKNEDGVSYSFDPDPLNPQLNLNSYYGDIGLDSGKPQNVYELDVQNLTQLNGRDLPAGGIVLNAGQTYTLPEGKGSISFDGLKRYIGVDIRTDPGQAGVLIFSLVAVAGLITSLYVNRRRVWVRAASHEDGRTIVEYGLLARGEDHRLASEAATIRSRLAAHWDLDASLPAPAATVPSESTTKDR, encoded by the coding sequence ATGTCCGTAGATCCAGCCCCTGACGGGGACCGCCCTCCCACGGGGGTGGGCACGCCGGTTCTGCCGCCGCTGGGCCCATCGGGCATGCTGCGCTGGATGTGGACTCAGCTGACCAGCATGCGCTCCGCCCTGTTTTTGCTGTTGCTGATGGCTATCGCCGCGGTCCCGGGTTCGCTGTTCCCGCAAAGACCCGCAAACGCCGCTGTCGTCACGCAATATCTGAAGGACCATCCCGACTACGGTCCCTTGCTTGATTCTTTCCAGCTGTTTGACGTCTACTCCTCGGTGTGGTTCTCCGCAATCTACATCCTGCTGTTCGTCTCACTGATCGGCTGCGTGCTACCCAGGGCCCATGCGCACTGGAAGGCCCTGCGCTCGGCTCCGCCGCGCACTCCCCGGCGGCTGTCCCGACTGCCGGAATACGGAACGTTCACCCTCCCTGCCGGAGCCGGAGTCCCACCACGGGAAGCGATCCGGAGCGCGGCGGCGGTACTGAAGAAGAGAGGCTACCGCGTCGATGTCCGAGATGCTGAAGCGGCGATGCCGTCTCTGGGAGCCGAACGCGGTCTGCTCAAAGAAGTCGGCAACCTTCTCTTCCACACCTCCTTGATCGGTGTGCTGATCTCCGTCGCGGTTGGCGGGCTGTTTGGCTATCGGGGGCAGAAGATCCTCGTCGAAGGCGAAACGTTCGCCAACACTCTCGTCGGCTATGACGCCTTCACCCCGGGGACAAACTTCGATCCGACAAAGCTCGACCCGTTCGCCATCACTCTGGACAAATTCGAGGTCCGTTTCGACCGGCAATCCACTAGACAGTTTGGCCAGCCGATCGACTTCAAAGCTACGGTCACGACGAAAGACAGCCCGAATGCCGCTCCCAGACAGCAGCTCCTGAAAGTCAACGAACCTGTCTACTTTGGCGGCACCGGCATCTTCCTCGTCGGCAACGGCTACGCGCCAGTGGTCACCGTGAAAGACGGCGGCGGGAACACCGCGTTCAGCGGTCCCGTCGTTTCGATCCCCACGGACGGTGTTTTCACATCGACCATTGTGCTCAAGGCCCCCGACGCGAGCCCCTCTCAACTGGGCTTTGCCGGATTTTTCCTGCCCTCTGCGGTCAAGAATGAGGATGGAGTCTCATACAGCTTCGATCCGGACCCTCTGAACCCCCAGCTCAATCTGAACTCGTACTACGGCGATATCGGACTGGACAGTGGAAAGCCGCAAAACGTCTATGAGCTGGATGTACAGAACCTCACGCAGCTCAACGGCCGTGATCTGCCAGCCGGCGGAATTGTCCTGAATGCCGGACAGACTTACACGCTGCCCGAGGGCAAGGGATCCATCAGTTTCGACGGGCTCAAACGATACATTGGGGTGGACATCCGTACTGATCCGGGCCAGGCAGGAGTCCTGATCTTCTCGCTGGTCGCGGTCGCCGGCCTGATCACCTCCCTGTACGTGAACCGCCGCCGCGTCTGGGTCCGCGCAGCCTCCCACGAGGACGGCCGGACCATAGTGGAATACGGCCTGCTGGCCCGCGGGGAAGACCACCGGCTCGCCTCCGAAGCGGCCACGATCCGCAGCCGGCTCGCCGCACACTGGGATCTTGATGCCTCCCTGCCTGCCCCGGCCGCCACAGTCCCCTCCGAATCAACGACGAAGGACCGCTAA
- a CDS encoding SRPBCC family protein, with translation MPPRLFDLSSTWHLPVPPEKVWAIIADINMSWPSWWPHCSFAGPLVRTKPESNSQEHILKATTAHLNFKASLGYTLTISIHPTDVTAPREIDFNAGGHLDGTGRVVLTPEKLGEATRMDIEWRVRPTQRWMNLLTPIAAPVFTAAHALMMRQGEKGLVKALAKQATANA, from the coding sequence ATGCCCCCACGCCTTTTCGACCTCAGCTCCACCTGGCACCTTCCCGTGCCGCCAGAGAAGGTATGGGCCATCATTGCCGACATCAACATGAGCTGGCCCAGCTGGTGGCCGCACTGCAGTTTCGCCGGGCCGCTGGTTCGCACCAAACCCGAGAGCAACTCCCAGGAACACATCCTCAAGGCGACCACCGCCCACCTCAACTTCAAGGCATCGCTGGGTTACACGCTCACCATCAGCATCCACCCGACAGATGTCACCGCACCTCGAGAGATAGACTTCAACGCCGGTGGACATCTGGACGGGACAGGGCGAGTCGTGCTCACCCCCGAAAAGCTAGGCGAAGCAACGCGCATGGACATCGAGTGGCGCGTCCGCCCTACTCAACGATGGATGAATCTCCTGACGCCGATCGCCGCACCTGTCTTCACGGCCGCACACGCCCTCATGATGAGACAGGGAGAAAAGGGCCTCGTAAAAGCCCTAGCGAAGCAGGCAACAGCGAACGCATAG